The segment CGTCGGGAAGGGTCCCGGTTGGAGTTTAAAGTTCACCTTCGAAATAGAATCCTTTAAAAACCTTGAACAACAAGTTagaaagttcaccgggatataaAATCATGCTAAGTCCGATCGAAGGACTTCACGAAAGATTTGATCACCtattaaacatttctgtttattacttatatttacgtttgaaaaaggaaaaccttttagaattattaaaataaccgtgttttgatgtttacaataatgcaaCTGTCAAGCGATAAGCAGTTGCGTtaatcattgtgacgtcatggaAACGTTCACACAGATcgagaattgaacgttttagcaATTAAAACTGAAACGTCCATATAAGGTAGCAtatttacagaattgaacgttttgctATTCCATAGGTTCATATATGGAAGTATAATTATGTAACCGTTAGTTTGAAACTCCCTAACCATCCAATTTGATTTGTACTTATGAAAAACAACCGTTAAATCATTATACATGTTAGTATATCCTATCTTCCCGGCAAAGTTTCTCGCACCATATGTTTAAAGACAGAAGCGCTCTGAAAGGTATCACCGTTTTATGACTGTTCCATCTATTATTCATATCCCCGACAAAAGGCACACTTCCTGTGGAATCGTTAGAATTAAGGGtggctcattttttttttggggggggggggaggggggtgaaTGATTATCTTAGGAATTATGATAACACagaattactacatgtacaatccACCTTGAACTGTGCTTAATCTTTACACGGTCAACAAACTCTGCTTTAAAGGTAACTCGATCAGTTGGTTATAATAAGAAGAAACCGAGTATATTACTGGGCTAAAACTAAAGTAATTGAATGAATTATGAGGACACGCAATTTACAATTCGCAAGGGAATtagaaatcattaattttgaaatgaatcaGTAAGGTGACGCATGCTAAGGAGCATCAGACTGATAGAATTCTGTGATAAACATTCTTCTAAAGATTAAAAGATCAAGACAGacgagaaggggggggggggtaacataGCTTATATGCAATGTTCTGTTTCATAGTTTATGAAAAGATTTTGTCAATTGTTTCTAAATGCGTCAGCTCTTTAAGTTGTTTGGGAAAAAAAGACCACTCCATCTTCATAAAAACGCTCTATTTAATGTCAACTGAcacttttttttcgtttttccAGAgcggaagaaaaaaatatggaaataaattcaaatttcgttaccgaaaatattttgttagtatATGTATGGAAATGTGGATGCAAATgatgattttaacaattcatgaataattttgttgattgcttggaatttttttttcgcttgaattatcatgaaaatgaagacttatttttgaaaaatagctCGGTCGTAGTTATAGATTTATCTACGTATACATTGTGTGATAGACATCGGGCTTCACATCAATGCCAACCTCAGCTTTATACAAGAGGAAAACAGCTGGTTTTCAGAAAAAggctaaaaaattatcttgcagcgataaaaagtaaaaagtaacaattttttttttaattactcaaAGTTTTTATAACAACGAGACATcgatgcaaaaaaaatatgttaacttacagttacatgtaattgtatgccCAGAAATCCAAATCTTCGGTAATATATATGTGTAAAGAAACCTGTAGCGTTTGATGTCTTAAAATCATCTATTAGCTGTAGAGAAGGGTACTTGTATTAAGTTTCAAAttgaaaatcctttttttttggtaacaaAATTTAAGGAGGATTTGGGATTGTCTTTTTATCACTTAACTTCtaaaatacatttctaaatGCTATATGTACCTGCATTTAATTTGTAGGACCGTATTGAGCTTATAGACataaaagacaaaaataaatttaaaaaataggaAACAACTACATGTTCAAGTATACGACATTCATCCTAATCTAAATTGAATCTTTTTCTTTTGGACAAATATTTCGTTGCTAGTGCCCATGTGCTCGGAAACACATGCTTGCAAAACATACAAGCGGGCATTACCAGGTAGTATGGATTTGGATCCGCAATCCGTCTGTGTTGAAACAcgataaaatgaatattaatgcgtttatattagaaaaaaaaactgttaagCCGCATCTTGTCTCAACTCTTTAAGCTTTGATTTGAGTGTACACTCCAAAAGAGCCATCATAATAACAGTTTTGGTTCTCGCTGGAATTGAATCTCGTAAAACTTAACGCACTTAACACACAGAAGTCTAGGATTCTCCTTAAAGGGTTAATTAAGATCTAGCAGACCTTAATCTTCACTCCTGACATTTGAATTTCTCCCCGCGGACCAAATTGAATCAATTACGCAGTCCAAAGAGATCGAAATTAAACCCAGGTTTCTATCGTCATTCACATTTCGTTTTAAAGAAAaccgatttttttcttatcttttagttagattttatttttgagtgGGGTTTCCcccaaaatttttcaaaacaacacTCCTGAAACTTAGAGCcagttttggattttttaataacaagtatttttgaaaatcatcaaatgaaaatatatgtaattctaaaattctttttaaaaaacccaaactCCTTTATATGTGTGATCGAACGTTCATtgctttcaatattttattttcagcgCCTTTCTTTTCTAAACATACCAATTTCTTCATAATCGGAAGCTATGTATACGCATGCGCCTGGGCGTCATTTCCGATGCTCGGATGGGGAGAGTACGGAGTGGAGGCTTATGGAACTTCCTGTACCCTGAAGTGGACCGAGAATAGAGGTTTCGTCACTCTGATGCTTATTTCATGTATCATTTTCCCCGTCATCATTATGAAGTTTTGTTATGGTGGAGTGTATCTATATTTACGGAGACACTGCAAAGCGTTCAGAACAGATCGAAGTAAAATGGGAATTAATGTACGAAAAAGAGAGGGATATCTTATAAAAGTAGGTATCTCATTCTGAAATAGTGGTTTGGTTTAATCTAAAAAATGCAAAACGTCAATATAAATTGTTGATATTATTTCTATATCTGCATCAGATCAATGTGTGAGTCATGGACGTGCGGTACGTTCGTCATTTATTGGTAATTAATCATAGGTGACAATTCCATTAATCTTAAATcagacagttttaaaattgttgatgacACGATGATTTTCCATACTTTTCACACTATTCTAGATGGTTGCTACCTAGTAAATTTGCGTATTTATTGAGTAAGTGTAAATCTTTTCATCTgtatcatgttgtaaattttaaatacaaaatctaCGACGTGAAATTAGCGACCACGgttaataagaaataaaaaatttacatgcgtgcaaatgcatttatttatgaCGTTATTTGAATTCTCTACAACATTTACCAACAGATGGCCTTTATGATGTGTTGCGCGTTCATGCTGACGTGGACCCCATACGCCGTGGTCAGTTTCTGGGCAGCTTATGGTGATCCCAATAGTATTCCAGTAAGACTCACTCTCGTCTCGGTGCTCATTGCAAAGACATCCACAATATGGAACCCTTTGATTTACTTTGTGTTGAACAAGAAATTCAGGCCTCACATCAGATTTTGTCTTCAAAACTTATTCAGGAACGAAACAAATGCTCAAGACAGACGGACTAGAAGTCCATGGTTTTTCTGTAACAGTCGATCGTCTATGACGTCATCGCTATAATAGCTAGCATGGAACTGTGTTCACTGTGTCGAAAAACCTTTCCAACAATAACACGCGCGTGAAGCCcagaaatggtttttttttttttaaaggagaaaGTTGGGTCGATAGGTTGTTAATGAGATTTCTACGGAtgccaaaaaagaaaagaaaagacaaGACTATGCCATTATTTGATTGTTTACCATTGCATGATGTGGgggtatttttgtttgtttgttgttttttctttatggGATGGGAGGGGGGTGGTTCATATTGTATTAAatagaattgttttttaatgtaagtAGATGTAAAACCGCATTTTAGCACGAATTGTCAAGGACACATTGCTATAAAATGTCTAGATACTCGTATTTAATTTTGTACCGGGTAGAAATTAATTGACGGACAAGAAAGGGGAGAATTATTTTTTCCTCGcaatttccatatttttttgTACGTGGTGATTGTTATACATTGtgattaattgtttttattggcGGTGGATGCCTTACTATATCGGTGTTCAATGGATCTTACTTTAAATAGttaaaacaatgatattcaGGCATTGGTCAAAGATTTCTTCATTGAGtcgcatggtcatgattttgttcattttatttttatttttattgttgacAATGCTTTAGTAATCCATTTGTATGTTCAAACAGAGTTTGAGTggcagtcgtagagttataagcaagacgCAGCGCTCGaagttctttgttatgtaaacaaggctcgtgccatgtttttgCTTACATTGGTTCAATGTAACTGTTATCAGTATAAATATTCATTCTAGGATAAACCTGGAATTTTCTTttcagcattcaaaatgtaatcTAAAACAAGacctaaacttttttttacataacaaatATTGTAAGCTTATAACTCGACAACCataacactcaaattttggttggcTACGAAAACTGTCTTGCTGAagaattgtaaacaataaaaacgaGGAGACTTGTAACCGAAAATTCTTACAAATTCgatttatatttgaaacttttttttaaatataacctAAGAATTTACATGCCCTTTACAACGCAAAGTCATACATGACTTTAGTTATACAGAGAAAATTTTTGAGAGAATAAAATATTCGATATTTGTCCATTTATAATGTTCCAAACAGCTCCTTGCATGTACCTTTAGTGATAGAACCCTTTTAACAttaccttggactttcagtagggcgttgctatctattccttgcgtcaaaacaaaataaaaatgacgcggtttcaagcgaaatatgcatcgattgcgtagtcttagctcaaaatccagacaaatcttgttgatttcaaagagccatggctgagtggctagcaatgaaatagacaggtctacgtcacattgctgtttgacacaactacccaaagtcca is part of the Magallana gigas chromosome 3, xbMagGiga1.1, whole genome shotgun sequence genome and harbors:
- the LOC105336136 gene encoding opsin-5, whose translation is MTQVHTTYKSEFLIKTSVHLDNFTEFRKLDIFDSKLTVWEDYLVGIQLLLTAFSAFVLNIFVIIVCVRKRSSLVPADYFIVNLAVSDLILSVVGLPFGISSSFLHRWTFGSGGCRIYGCLGFFCGVVSISTLALMSFSRYIHVCKSSKSPFFSKHTNFFIIGSYVYACAWASFPMLGWGEYGVEAYGTSCTLKWTENRGFVTLMLISCIIFPVIIMKFCYGGVYLYLRRHCKAFRTDRSKMGINVRKREGYLIKMAFMMCCAFMLTWTPYAVVSFWAAYGDPNSIPVRLTLVSVLIAKTSTIWNPLIYFVLNKKFRPHIRFCLQNLFRNETNAQDRRTRSPWFFCNSRSSMTSSL